GAGTAAAGCGCGAGCGATGCTCAGTGCCATTGCCTTGGCAGAACAAGGTTTCTTATTGTGAGGAATAGCCTTCAATTTTTTTTGGTTGTGAACTAAACCTTCCGAAAGGAATAAAAAAAGATGGCTTTCTTCTTCGTTTCCAAAGCGCGTAGCCCGTAATGAAATTAGGTTCTCCTTAAATGGCATAATTTGTCTTTGCTTTACACTTGGAGGGCGGATATACGGCGATAAACGTTGTTTATCCAATCCGTCTTACCGAACCGCAAGGAAAATTAAAAATATGGTCTTGATGATTGATAACTACGACTCCTTCACCTATAATTTGGTGCAGTATTTGGGTGAACTCGGTGCTGAATTGGAGGTGCATCGGAGTCGGAAAATAGGATTGGACGCGTTAGATGCCCTCGAACCTGAACGACTTGTCATCTCACCGGGTCCTTGCACGCCGAAAGAAGCCGGTATATCTAACGATGCCATAAAGCACTTCGCTGGCAAAGTTCCGATTTTGGGGGTCTGTCTCGGTCACCAGTGTATCGGGGACGTATTTGGCGGTGATGTAGTTAGAGCAGATCGGTTGATGCACGGTAAAACCTCTATGATTGAACATAATGCGGTTGAACTTTTTGAAGGATTGGATAACCCATTCGAAGCCACGCGATACCATTCACTAATCGTAAAAAGGGATACATTGCCAGATTGCCTTGAGATCACTGCCTGGACAGATCAGGATGAAATCATGGGACTTCGGCATAAAACGCTACCTATTTGGGGCGTGCAGTTCCATCCAGAGTCGATTTTGACGGCTGCTGGCAAGAGTTTACTCTCCAACTTTTTGGCATTGTAGATATAGTCAGAACTTACACACATTGAACAGAAAAAGGACCTATTTTGTTGAAAAGTGCTCCTTCGTTTTATTTAACGCCCTAAAGAATCAACGGTATGAATGCCTTATGGCATTCCCCGCCCCTTATCAGGGACTTCAAGGGAAAACACATCAGTCCTATATAGTTTTAAAAGCAGAAAGGTTTAAATATGACAAAACAGACGAACAACACGACCCCTCTCCCGGTCTTTGTCTCTTGGTCCTCGGGCAAAGATTCTGCCTGGGCACTTCATACACTCCGTCAGGAACCGAAACGCTACGATGTGCGAGGTATCTTTACGACCGTCACACAGACATTTGATCGCGTCTCCATCCACTCCACGCCGGCATGGGTGCTAAAACAGCAAGCGGAGAAACTGGGAGTGCCATTGTATGAAATACCGATCCCCTATCCCTGTTCCAATGCGATCTATGAAGAGGCGATGCGAAAATTTCTCGCTAAAGTGGAAGCGTTACCTGAACATCAGGGGACATCGCATTTCGCCTTTGGGGATCTGTTCTTAGAAGACATCCGTGAATACCGAGAAGACAAATTACGCGGAACCGGCTTTACGCCAATTTTTCCAGTATGGGGAGAAAACACAACACAACTCGCTGAAAAAATGATCACTTCCGGCATGCGTGCCATTATTACTGCCCTCAATCCGACCAAGGTTCCCGCCGATTTCGCAGGACGCTGGTTCGATGCCGAACTCCTTGCCGATTTACCCGATGGGGTGGATCCGCTCGGTGAAAACGGTGAGTTCCATACATGTGTTGTTGATGGACCGATGTTTAGTTCGCCTGTTGCCGCGAAACCGGGTAAAGTTGTCCAGAGAGAGATTGTTTCTAAGAAAGACAGCAATGACAAGATTCACTCAAGCCGCAATACCTCACCCACTTACGTCTATGCCGACGTCGTGCCACTGGAAACATAATTCGATGAAAGCAGCAGTCCTGTGGACGGGTGGGAAAGATTCGGCACTCGCACTTCACGTCTCCTTAAATCTTTACGATATAAGGAGACTCGTCTGTTTCGTTCCAGCGGAGGACCGGCAATTCTACGCACACCCGAGACCCCTTATGGAGCTACAAGCGCGAAAGATCGGGATTCCGATTGCGTTCATGCCGATTGCTGAACCCTATCAATCCAGTTATCGCCAACAAATTCGAGTCCTTAGAGATAGTGGAATTGAAGTCTTAATCACAGGAGATATTTCTACTGTAGACGGGATGCCGAATTGGATTGAGAGTGTTGCGACAAATTTGGCGGGCGTTTATAAACCGTTGTGGGAGTTAGACCGGCACGCGATCCTGGACACTCTTTTCTCCGAGAAATTTGAAGTGATCTGTTCGCTTGCTTACAACAAGTTCTTTGTGCCGACTATTGCCGGTAGATATTTAGATGCGGAACTCATTTCAGAACTGAAGCAGTTACCGGTTGATGCTTGCGGCGAACAAGGCGAATACCACACATGGGTGTTAGATGCCCCCTTTTTCAAGGAACCCGTGCGGTTAAAAGGCACACGCGTCGTTGAGATGGCAGCATATAGTTATCTAACGTATGAACACGCAACTTAGTGTATTGATTTTAGCCACTTTTGCAGTCGCGCAAATTTATCGGGTGGGATGTGTGAGGTGTTCGCGTCTGTAGGAAACGCGCCGCTCGCCACCTCTTCCTTATACTGACAGATTGCCTCAAACGTCAATTGGCTGTAATCTTGGTAGCGTTTGGCGTGTTTGAGTGGTGGACCTATGCCCAATATATCGTTAATAACGAGCACTTGCCCGTCACAGAATCGACCTGCCCCAATACCGATGGTTGGAATATTGAGGGTATCCGTTATGATCTGACTTACCTCTTCAGTGACTTTCTCGAGGACCATGAGTTTCGCGCCAGCCGCCGCGAGTGCTGCTGCTGCTTCAATGAGGCGTTTCGCTTTGGCAAAGGTTCTTCCGTGGGTTGATGCCTTGGTCCCGTGGATTTGCGGATTGTGACCGATGTGTGCACAGGTGTCTATACCGTGTTCGGTGAGTGCAGAAACAACAGGGACCTTTTCTGGCCCCCCTTCCAATTTAACACCGTCTGCTCCGTCGGAGATAAAGGTTTTTGCATTGGTGATGGCTTGCGTCACATCGCGGTCTGCGGCATAGGGCATATCAACGAGGAGATAGGCATCTGTGACACCGCGGCGCACTGCTTTGAGATGGTGACGCATATCTCCCATCGTCACCTCTGTCTCGTTTTTATAGCCGAGAACATTGGTTCCAACGCTGTCTCCGACGAAAACGATGTCGATACCGGCTTCGTCTTGCATACAAGCGGTCGGATAGTCGTAACAGGTCAACACCGTAATCGGTTGCCGTTCCTGTTTTTTGGTGTGCAGGTAAGCGATGTCTTTCTTCATTTTTTAAACTATTAACTCTGGTCACTGCTCCATTACATTACGCAGTGGTTTCTGGTGAATTCCAACGGGGTTTCTGGATTTCAGCCCAACAGGGCGATATGTCCATACTTGGGTTTTACAAAAGTTGTGTTACGGTTTCTCCAATAGTGGTGAGGCTATCAGCAACAGCGACGCCAGCATCCTTGAGTGCCTGAATTTTATCGGCGGCAGTGCCTTGCCCACCGGAGATGATTGCTCCTGCGTGCCCCATTCGCTTTCCGGGTGGTGCGGTCTGCCCAGCAATAAAACCGATAACAGGCTTCGTCATTTTGTCCTTTACAAACTGTGCGGCTTTTTCCTCAGCCGTTCCCCCGATTTCACCTATTAAGACAACGGCGTGTGTGTCGTCATCCGCCTCAAAAAGTTTGAGAACATCGACGAAGTTTGTGCCAATCACCGGGTCGCCCCCAATCCCGACGCAGGTAGACTGCCCAATACCGAGTCGCTTCAATTGATATGCAGCTTCGTAAGTCAAGGTGCCGCTTCGGGAGACAATCCCAACGTTGCCGGGTGCATAGGCAAACTCGGGCATAACGCCGATTTTGCATTCACCGGGTGTGATGACCCCCGGACAGTTCGGTCCGATTAATCGGGTTGACGTCCCTTGAAGATACGCCTTTGCTTTGACCATATCGAGAACAGGAATGTGCTCGGAGATACAGACGATCA
Above is a window of Candidatus Poribacteria bacterium DNA encoding:
- a CDS encoding aminodeoxychorismate/anthranilate synthase component II; protein product: MVLMIDNYDSFTYNLVQYLGELGAELEVHRSRKIGLDALDALEPERLVISPGPCTPKEAGISNDAIKHFAGKVPILGVCLGHQCIGDVFGGDVVRADRLMHGKTSMIEHNAVELFEGLDNPFEATRYHSLIVKRDTLPDCLEITAWTDQDEIMGLRHKTLPIWGVQFHPESILTAAGKSLLSNFLAL
- a CDS encoding adenine nucleotide alpha hydrolase, which translates into the protein MTKQTNNTTPLPVFVSWSSGKDSAWALHTLRQEPKRYDVRGIFTTVTQTFDRVSIHSTPAWVLKQQAEKLGVPLYEIPIPYPCSNAIYEEAMRKFLAKVEALPEHQGTSHFAFGDLFLEDIREYREDKLRGTGFTPIFPVWGENTTQLAEKMITSGMRAIITALNPTKVPADFAGRWFDAELLADLPDGVDPLGENGEFHTCVVDGPMFSSPVAAKPGKVVQREIVSKKDSNDKIHSSRNTSPTYVYADVVPLET
- the panB gene encoding 3-methyl-2-oxobutanoate hydroxymethyltransferase — translated: MKKDIAYLHTKKQERQPITVLTCYDYPTACMQDEAGIDIVFVGDSVGTNVLGYKNETEVTMGDMRHHLKAVRRGVTDAYLLVDMPYAADRDVTQAITNAKTFISDGADGVKLEGGPEKVPVVSALTEHGIDTCAHIGHNPQIHGTKASTHGRTFAKAKRLIEAAAALAAAGAKLMVLEKVTEEVSQIITDTLNIPTIGIGAGRFCDGQVLVINDILGIGPPLKHAKRYQDYSQLTFEAICQYKEEVASGAFPTDANTSHIPPDKFARLQKWLKSIH
- the sucD gene encoding succinate--CoA ligase subunit alpha encodes the protein MSILVNKNTKVLVQGITGRSGRFHTEQCAAYGTQIVAGAVPGRGGSDVNGIPVYDTVAEGVAATGADTSLIFVPARFNAADSVMEAAEAGVELIVCISEHIPVLDMVKAKAYLQGTSTRLIGPNCPGVITPGECKIGVMPEFAYAPGNVGIVSRSGTLTYEAAYQLKRLGIGQSTCVGIGGDPVIGTNFVDVLKLFEADDDTHAVVLIGEIGGTAEEKAAQFVKDKMTKPVIGFIAGQTAPPGKRMGHAGAIISGGQGTAADKIQALKDAGVAVADSLTTIGETVTQLL